The following are encoded together in the Juglans microcarpa x Juglans regia isolate MS1-56 chromosome 2D, Jm3101_v1.0, whole genome shotgun sequence genome:
- the LOC121250133 gene encoding vacuolar protein sorting-associated protein 20 homolog 2-like — translation MGNLFVKKPKITEVDRAILSLKTQRRKLGQYQQQLDAVIEAEKQAARDLIREKKKDRALLALKKKKAQEELLKQVDAWLINVEQQLADIELTSKQKAVFDSLKAGNNAIKAIQSEINLEDVQKLVDDTDEAKAYQDEINAILGEKLSAEDEEEVLAEFENLESQIILQDLPDVPNSTQSSEEHNENLNLPDVPTKAPVAPEVVADDAEVSTKRKVLEEPLPA, via the exons ATGGGGAATTTATTTGTGAAGAAGCCCAAGATCACGGAAGTGGATCGAGcgattctctctctcaagaCCCAGCGACGCAAGCTCGGCCAGTATCAACAACag CTTGATGCTGTCATTGAAGCAGAAAAGCAAGCAGCAAGAGACTTGATTcgtgaaaagaaaaaggacagGGCCTTGTTagcattgaagaagaaaaaggcacAAGAAGAATTATTGAAGCAAGTTGACGCCTGGCTTATTAATGTTGAGCAACAG TTGGCAGATATTGAACTGACAAGCAAGCAGAAAGCTGTTTTTGATAGTTTAAAGGCTGGTAATAATGCTATTAAAGCTATACAAAGTGAGATCAACCTGGAGGATGTCCAAAAATTAGTGGATGATACCGATGAAGCTAAAGCTTATCAAGAT GAAATTAATGCTATATTGGGGGAGAAATTATCagcagaagatgaagaagaagtttTGGCAGAATTTGAGAACTTGGAAAGTCAG ATCATCCTTCAAGATCTGCCTGATGTTCCAAATTCAACACAATCTTCCGAAGAACACAACGAGAATCTGAACCTTCCAGATGTACCAACCAAAGCGCCAGTCGCACCTGAAGTGGTTGCAGATGATGCTGAAGTATCCACAAAGAGgaaag TCTTGGAGGAACCATTGCCAGCTTGA
- the LOC121250132 gene encoding farnesylcysteine lyase — MIIDRIQGQKKKKNSLSAPNSDEEGGDDFESRDHRLQRNNMLSPLALSLFTFLLLCPSLSSLPQSLLPSPIPAPNDPPTICIVGSGIGGSSVAHFLRHYSSHPFSIRIFERNGIVGGRMATVNVSGQTFEAGASILHPKNFHALNYTKSLGLNIKKPSSSDSFSLGIWDGKNFVFKTLSFSSKLPFVDKIVSLANSVLMFLRYGFSLLRMESFIEGTVDKFLKYYESSESRPVFETVDGMLKWAGLYNLTTRTLLEEMIDSGFSPLLIEELATVITRINYGQSVSISGLAGAVSLAGSGGGLWAIEGGNWQMAAGLINRSDAALHLHEEIESISYLGKYYELNSTIGNSYTCEVTVVATPMDELNIQFAPQISIPKRELQHTHATFVRGLLNPAYFGLNAVSEIPELVGTIEDSDLPFSSISVLRQHGEKDMTYKIFSRQPMADMLLDSIFSVRQETIRIDWGAYPHYSAPEVFAPFILDGRHLYYVNAFENAASTMETSAVAAENIARLILSRFFSQSPLISSNLSSNSGELLHVDL, encoded by the exons ATGATAATTGATCGTATACaaggtcaaaaaaaaaaaaaaaatagtctttcGGCACCAAACAGCGACGAGGAAGGAGGAGACGACTTCGAGAGTAGAGATCATCGGCTGCAAAGGAACAACATGCTGTCACCGCTCGCCCTCTCCCTTTTCaccttcctcctcctctgtcCATCACTTTCCTCCCTACCTCAATCCCTTCTCCCATCCCCTATACCAGCTCCAAATGATCCGCCTACTATCTGCATCGTCGGCAGCGGAATCGGCGGTTCCTCCGTCGCTCACTTCCTCCGTCACTACTCCTCCCACCCCTTCTCTATCCGAATCTTTGAGCGTAACGGCATCGTCGGGGGCCGCATGGCCACTGTCAACGTCTCCGGCCAGACCTTCGAGGCCGGTGCCTCCATTCTCCACCCCAAGAATTTCCACGCCTTGAACTACACTAAGTCCCTCGGGTTGAATATTAAGAAGCCCTCTTCTTCGGATTCTTTCTCTCTCGGAATTTGGGACGGCAAGAATTTCGTGTTCAAAACTTTAAGCTTTAGTTCCAAGCTCCCATTCGTTGACAAGATCGTCTCGCTCGCCAATTCGGTGCTCATGTTCCTGCGCTACGGGTTTTCACTCCTTAGAATGGAGAGCTTCATCGag GGTACCGTGGACAAGTTCTTGAAGTACTATGAAAGCTCTGAATCCAGACCAGTTTTTGAGACTGTGGATGGGATGCTAAAATGGGCGGGTTTGTACAATCTCACGACCCGGACTCTGCTGGAGGAAATGATTGATTCGGGGTTTTCTCCCCTATTGATAGAAGAGCTTGCCACT GTCATCACAAGAATAAATTATGGGCAGAGTGTCTCTATCAGTGGACTTGCTGGTGCAGTTTCATTGGCAGGATCTGGTGGAGGGTTGTGGGCCATCGAAGGAGGAAATTGGCAGATGGCTGCTGGATTAATTAATCGCTCAGATGCTGCATTGCACCTCCATGAAGAAATAGAATCTATCTCTTATCTGGGAAAATATTATGAGCTTAACTCCACAATAGGGAATAGTTACACATGTGAAGTTACGGTGGTTGCTACACCTATGGATGAGCTGAATATTCAATTTGCCCCTCAAATTTCAATTCCTAAGAGAGAATTACAGCACACCCATGCAACTTTTGTGAGGGGCCTTTTAAATCCT GCATATTTTGGCCTAAATGCTGTATCAGAAATCCCAGAACTGGTAGGCACGATAGAGGATTCTGACCTTCCATTCTCAAGCATTTCAGTTCTAAGGCAACATGGTGAGAAAGATATGACTTACAAGATATTTTCCCGTCAACCCATGGCAGATATGTTACTGGATAGCATCTTTAG TGTGAGACAGGAGACAATTCGGATTGATTGGGGTGCTTACCCTCACTACAGTGCTCCTGAAGTATTTGCACCATTTATCTTGGATGGTCGGCATTTGTACTATGTGAATGCTTTTGAGAATGCAGCTAGCACGATGGAGACAAGTGCTGTTGCGGCTGAGAATATAGCACGACTAATCCTATCAAGATTTTTTAGCCAATCACCCTTGATTTCATCCAACCTGAGCTCAAACTCTGGGGAACTTTTACATGTGGACCTGTGA